From the Carassius carassius chromosome 45, fCarCar2.1, whole genome shotgun sequence genome, one window contains:
- the LOC132127454 gene encoding pleckstrin homology domain-containing family B member 1-like, translated as MALFKSGWLWRQTSVLKRWKLNWCDLWIDGSFVFYQTESRRDYEAKVNLKATCVNVKSGLECPSVCPPESHPRENLLVVFLRDGNTLVLCANSEDEALAWNLTLMEAKRNPVLTYNPYDDTYQTVPVNSHNAVYIMPSTGSGGTQHVWVHRDSCDDNFGEQIALGLLAGIAAGAAMRSLLWMPFWFC; from the exons ATGGCTCTGTTCAAATCTGGCTGGCTCTGGAGACAGA CTTCAGTCCTCAAACGATGGAAGCTGAACTGGTGTGACCTGTGGATAGATGGCAGCTTTGTTTTTTACCAAACTGAATCCAGAAGAGACTACGAGGCCAAAGTGAATCTGAAAGCCACCTGTGTGAATGTGAAATCTGGACTGGAGTGTCCAA GTGTATGTCCACCTGAGAGtcaccccagagagaatctgctGGTTGTTTTTCTGAGGGATGGTAACACGCTGGTCCTGTGCGCCAACAGTGAAGATGAGGCATT GGCCTGGAATCTCACACTCATGGAGGCAAAAAGAAATCCT GTTCTCACATACAATCCTTATGACGATACATACCAGACCGTTCCAGTTAACAGTCATAATGCGGTTTACATCATGCCAAGTACAGGTAGTGGAG GGACTCAGCATGTCTGGGTACACAGAGACTCTTGTGATGACAATTTCGGAGAGCAGATTGCATTGGGTCTCCTGGCTGGAATTGCTGCAGGTGCAGCAATGCGTTCACTTTTATGGATGCCCTTCTGGTTCTGCTGA
- the si:ch211-176g13.8 gene encoding F-BAR and double SH3 domains protein 2 isoform X1, with protein MQPPPRKVKVTQEVKQTHTEQLNRLQLKHQTDLDFLEDLRTYSQKKALIEKDYSQALQKLASQYMKREWSGAPSEEQKDSRNVWTVWRSYLEGVMKVSQSRINGCENYRSQISDPVKTFRAQKDLQLKKCCEQLARAQADLQVTIRDLEKNRKTYQEAEQTAQTVREKADMEAKSRLSLFQSRSSLKRASVKLKAKKNEWKSKATQARNDYLLSLSATNAHQDRYYETDLISCIRVLDGSFYDHVQSFLISLWKTELETSQSIQDTFQCLLETSSGVTQDIHQQILIQDNPVFQKAAPFQYQPCENDSVRELLKESGTAEEHSLNKEARKWATRVAREHKNIILTQRTLLEYEESHLQEQNNNELELKMDDARECIRKSETVKLKAEARLNLLRDIGVAVDVWLKSAMNQVMEELENERWAGLNTHDASFSHSVDVDKEDDEDTETLDDSSSSPSSTHRNYPLTCSVLYCYQASQSDELTIQEQEILELIDDGDMEDWVKARNRAGQVGYVPEKYLQLPTSSSLLRMLQSFSSMDSQSHTSSTSAEQEPEIETLTQSSPNTHGSPVNLARALYAYEAQTEDELSFPEGAVICILSKHNQEDDGFWEGEFNGAVGVFPAVLVEDLCRTESAQAHKSMNVQVYTRTIGKHWPHRKSILFMFTASLCSMLKCFVITVSYHQVSLSVLDQPACPPTVFPSCSSPESVPLPSLTSTLILNGYQTPEPPKISSHSHTHTPSPRSPGEGGSGLRPVRTAPPPPKQQAQGQVQKREEVEITLV; from the exons ATGCAGCCTCCTCCAAGAAAG GTAAAAGTCACACAAGAGGTGAAACAGACTCACACAGAGCAGCTGAACAGACTCCAGCTCAAACACCAGACAGATTTGGACTTCCTAGAGGATCTGAG GACATACAGCCAGAAGAAAGCGCTAATAGAGAAAGATTACTCGCAG GCTCTGCAGAAGCTTGCATCACAGTATATGAAGCGAGAGTGGTCTGGAGCCCCGTCAGAGGAGCAGAAAGACTCCAG AAATGTTTGGACCGTATGGCGATCCTACTTGGAGGGTGTGATGAAAGTGAGCCAGTCTCGTATCAACGGATGTGAGAACTACAGAAGCCAGATCTCAGATCCTGTGAAGACATTCAGAGCACAGAAAGACCTTCAGCTGAAGAAG TGCTGCGAACAGCTGGCAAGAGCTCAGGCCGATCTGCAGGTCACGATCAGAGACCTGGAGAAGAACAGGAAGACCTACCAGGAGGCGGAACAAACAGCGCAGACTGTGAGAGAGAAAGCTGATATGGAGGCTAA GTCAAggctcagtctgtttcagtcacgCTCCAGTTTGAAGAGGGCGAGTGTGAAG CTGAAAGCCAAGAAGAACGAATGGAAGTCCAAAGCCACACAAGCGAGGAATGATTACCTGCTCTCACTGTCAGCCACTAACGCTCATCAGGACCGCTATTATGAGACAGATCTGATCAGCTGCATAAGG GTTTTAGATGGCAGTTTCTACGATCACGTACAGAGTTTTCTGATTTCACTGTGGAAGACAGAGCTTGAGACATCTCAGAGCATTCAAGACACTTTTCAGTGCCTGCTGGAGACTTCCAGTGGG gtGACACAGGATATTCACCAACAGATATTAATTCAGGACAACCCAGTGTTTCAGAAAGCTGCCCCCTTTCAGTATCAGCCCTGTGAAAATGATTCG GTCAGGGAGCTGCTGAAGGAGAGTGGCACGGCTGAAGAACACAGTCTGAATAAAGAAGCACGGAAATGGGCCACACGTGTGGCCAGAGAACACAAAAACATCATCCTTACACAGCGG ACTCTTTTGGAGTATGAAGAGTCACATCTACAGGAGCAGAATAACAATGAGCTGGAGCTGAAAATGGATGATGCAAGAGAATGCATTCGGAAATCAGAG ACGGTGAAACTGAAGGCAGAGGCGCGTCTGAACCTCCTCAGAGACATTGGTGTGGCTGTAGATGTCTGGCTGAAGAGTGCCATGAACCAAGTGATGGAGGAACTGGAGAACGAGAGATGGGCGGGCCTCAATACCCACGATGCTTCATTCTCT CACTCTGTAGATGTTGACAAAGAAGATGATGAGGACACAGAGACGCTGGACGACAGCAGCTCCAGCCCCTCCAGCACTCACAGGAACTACCCTCTCACCTGCTCTGTGCTGTACTGCTATCAG GCATCTCAGTCTGATGAGCTCACAATCCAGGAACAAGAGATACTGGAGCTTATTGATGATGGAGACATGGAGGACTGGGTTAAG GCTAGGAACAGAGCAGGGCAGGTGGGATATGTACCAGAGAAATACCTGCAGCTTCCGACCTCCAGCTCTCTACTGAGGATGCTCCAGTCTTTCTCCAGCATGGACTCCCAATCACACACCTCCAGCACTTCTGCAGAACAAGAGCCAGAAATAGAGACACTCACCCAGAGCAGCCCGAACACTCATGGCAGCC CAGTAAATCTGGCCAGGGCTTTGTACGCCTATGAGGCTCAGACAGAGGATGAGTTGTCTTTCCCAGAGGGAGCCGTAATTTGCATTCTCAGCAAACACAACCAAGAAGATGATGGCTTCTGGGAGGGCGAGTTCAACGGAGCAGTGGGCGTCTTTCCCGCAGTGTTAGTGGAGGATCTATGCAGAACGGAGAGTGCACAAGCACACAAGAGCATGAATGTACAGGTTTATACACGTACTATCGGAAAACACTGGCCACATAGAAAAAGTATTTTGTTCATGTTTACAGCAAGCCTATGTTCAATGCTGAAATGTTTTGTAATAACTGTTTCTTACCACCAGGTGTCTCTGTCAGTTTTGGATCAACCAGCTTGTCCACCCACTGTGTTTCCATCCTGTAGCAGTCCAGAATCTGTCCCACTGCCATCTTTGACCAGCACACTCATTTTAAATGGCTATCAAACCCCAGAACCCCCCAAAATCTCGAGCCACA GTCACACCCACACCCCATCACCCAGATCCCCAGGAGAGGGCGGGTCGGGCCTGAGACCT gTAAGAACTGCTCCTCCTCCACCCAAACAGCAGGCGCAGGGCCAGGTGCAGAAGAGAGAAGAGGTGGAGATTACACTGGTTTGA
- the si:ch211-176g13.8 gene encoding F-BAR and double SH3 domains protein 2 isoform X2, which produces MQPPPRKVKVTQEVKQTHTEQLNRLQLKHQTDLDFLEDLRTYSQKKALIEKDYSQALQKLASQYMKREWSGAPSEEQKDSRNVWTVWRSYLEGVMKVSQSRINGCENYRSQISDPVKTFRAQKDLQLKKCCEQLARAQADLQVTIRDLEKNRKTYQEAEQTAQTVREKADMEAKSRLSLFQSRSSLKRASVKLKAKKNEWKSKATQARNDYLLSLSATNAHQDRYYETDLISCIRVLDGSFYDHVQSFLISLWKTELETSQSIQDTFQCLLETSSGVTQDIHQQILIQDNPVFQKAAPFQYQPCENDSVRELLKESGTAEEHSLNKEARKWATRVAREHKNIILTQRTLLEYEESHLQEQNNNELELKMDDARECIRKSETVKLKAEARLNLLRDIGVAVDVWLKSAMNQVMEELENERWAGLNTHDASFSHSVDVDKEDDEDTETLDDSSSSPSSTHRNYPLTCSVLYCYQASQSDELTIQEQEILELIDDGDMEDWVKARNRAGQVGYVPEKYLQLPTSSSLLRMLQSFSSMDSQSHTSSTSAEQEPEIETLTQSSPNTHGSPVNLARALYAYEAQTEDELSFPEGAVICILSKHNQEDDGFWEGEFNGAVGVFPAVLVEDLCRTESAQAHKSMNVQVSLSVLDQPACPPTVFPSCSSPESVPLPSLTSTLILNGYQTPEPPKISSHSHTHTPSPRSPGEGGSGLRPVRTAPPPPKQQAQGQVQKREEVEITLV; this is translated from the exons ATGCAGCCTCCTCCAAGAAAG GTAAAAGTCACACAAGAGGTGAAACAGACTCACACAGAGCAGCTGAACAGACTCCAGCTCAAACACCAGACAGATTTGGACTTCCTAGAGGATCTGAG GACATACAGCCAGAAGAAAGCGCTAATAGAGAAAGATTACTCGCAG GCTCTGCAGAAGCTTGCATCACAGTATATGAAGCGAGAGTGGTCTGGAGCCCCGTCAGAGGAGCAGAAAGACTCCAG AAATGTTTGGACCGTATGGCGATCCTACTTGGAGGGTGTGATGAAAGTGAGCCAGTCTCGTATCAACGGATGTGAGAACTACAGAAGCCAGATCTCAGATCCTGTGAAGACATTCAGAGCACAGAAAGACCTTCAGCTGAAGAAG TGCTGCGAACAGCTGGCAAGAGCTCAGGCCGATCTGCAGGTCACGATCAGAGACCTGGAGAAGAACAGGAAGACCTACCAGGAGGCGGAACAAACAGCGCAGACTGTGAGAGAGAAAGCTGATATGGAGGCTAA GTCAAggctcagtctgtttcagtcacgCTCCAGTTTGAAGAGGGCGAGTGTGAAG CTGAAAGCCAAGAAGAACGAATGGAAGTCCAAAGCCACACAAGCGAGGAATGATTACCTGCTCTCACTGTCAGCCACTAACGCTCATCAGGACCGCTATTATGAGACAGATCTGATCAGCTGCATAAGG GTTTTAGATGGCAGTTTCTACGATCACGTACAGAGTTTTCTGATTTCACTGTGGAAGACAGAGCTTGAGACATCTCAGAGCATTCAAGACACTTTTCAGTGCCTGCTGGAGACTTCCAGTGGG gtGACACAGGATATTCACCAACAGATATTAATTCAGGACAACCCAGTGTTTCAGAAAGCTGCCCCCTTTCAGTATCAGCCCTGTGAAAATGATTCG GTCAGGGAGCTGCTGAAGGAGAGTGGCACGGCTGAAGAACACAGTCTGAATAAAGAAGCACGGAAATGGGCCACACGTGTGGCCAGAGAACACAAAAACATCATCCTTACACAGCGG ACTCTTTTGGAGTATGAAGAGTCACATCTACAGGAGCAGAATAACAATGAGCTGGAGCTGAAAATGGATGATGCAAGAGAATGCATTCGGAAATCAGAG ACGGTGAAACTGAAGGCAGAGGCGCGTCTGAACCTCCTCAGAGACATTGGTGTGGCTGTAGATGTCTGGCTGAAGAGTGCCATGAACCAAGTGATGGAGGAACTGGAGAACGAGAGATGGGCGGGCCTCAATACCCACGATGCTTCATTCTCT CACTCTGTAGATGTTGACAAAGAAGATGATGAGGACACAGAGACGCTGGACGACAGCAGCTCCAGCCCCTCCAGCACTCACAGGAACTACCCTCTCACCTGCTCTGTGCTGTACTGCTATCAG GCATCTCAGTCTGATGAGCTCACAATCCAGGAACAAGAGATACTGGAGCTTATTGATGATGGAGACATGGAGGACTGGGTTAAG GCTAGGAACAGAGCAGGGCAGGTGGGATATGTACCAGAGAAATACCTGCAGCTTCCGACCTCCAGCTCTCTACTGAGGATGCTCCAGTCTTTCTCCAGCATGGACTCCCAATCACACACCTCCAGCACTTCTGCAGAACAAGAGCCAGAAATAGAGACACTCACCCAGAGCAGCCCGAACACTCATGGCAGCC CAGTAAATCTGGCCAGGGCTTTGTACGCCTATGAGGCTCAGACAGAGGATGAGTTGTCTTTCCCAGAGGGAGCCGTAATTTGCATTCTCAGCAAACACAACCAAGAAGATGATGGCTTCTGGGAGGGCGAGTTCAACGGAGCAGTGGGCGTCTTTCCCGCAGTGTTAGTGGAGGATCTATGCAGAACGGAGAGTGCACAAGCACACAAGAGCATGAATGTACAG GTGTCTCTGTCAGTTTTGGATCAACCAGCTTGTCCACCCACTGTGTTTCCATCCTGTAGCAGTCCAGAATCTGTCCCACTGCCATCTTTGACCAGCACACTCATTTTAAATGGCTATCAAACCCCAGAACCCCCCAAAATCTCGAGCCACA GTCACACCCACACCCCATCACCCAGATCCCCAGGAGAGGGCGGGTCGGGCCTGAGACCT gTAAGAACTGCTCCTCCTCCACCCAAACAGCAGGCGCAGGGCCAGGTGCAGAAGAGAGAAGAGGTGGAGATTACACTGGTTTGA
- the si:ch211-176g13.8 gene encoding F-BAR and double SH3 domains protein 2 isoform X3, translating to MQPPPRKVKVTQEVKQTHTEQLNRLQLKHQTDLDFLEDLRTYSQKKALIEKDYSQALQKLASQYMKREWSGAPSEEQKDSRNVWTVWRSYLEGVMKVSQSRINGCENYRSQISDPVKTFRAQKDLQLKKCCEQLARAQADLQVTIRDLEKNRKTYQEAEQTAQTVREKADMEAKSRLSLFQSRSSLKRASVKLKAKKNEWKSKATQARNDYLLSLSATNAHQDRYYETDLISCIRVLDGSFYDHVQSFLISLWKTELETSQSIQDTFQCLLETSSGVTQDIHQQILIQDNPVFQKAAPFQYQPCENDSVRELLKESGTAEEHSLNKEARKWATRVAREHKNIILTQRTLLEYEESHLQEQNNNELELKMDDARECIRKSETVKLKAEARLNLLRDIGVAVDVWLKSAMNQVMEELENERWAGLNTHDASFSHSVDVDKEDDEDTETLDDSSSSPSSTHRNYPLTCSVLYCYQASQSDELTIQEQEILELIDDGDMEDWVKARNRAGQVGYVPEKYLQLPTSSSLLRMLQSFSSMDSQSHTSSTSAEQEPEIETLTQSSPNTHGSPVNLARALYAYEAQTEDELSFPEGAVICILSKHNQEDDGFWEGEFNGAVGVFPAVLVEDLCRTESAQAHKSMNVSLSVLDQPACPPTVFPSCSSPESVPLPSLTSTLILNGYQTPEPPKISSHSHTHTPSPRSPGEGGSGLRPVRTAPPPPKQQAQGQVQKREEVEITLV from the exons ATGCAGCCTCCTCCAAGAAAG GTAAAAGTCACACAAGAGGTGAAACAGACTCACACAGAGCAGCTGAACAGACTCCAGCTCAAACACCAGACAGATTTGGACTTCCTAGAGGATCTGAG GACATACAGCCAGAAGAAAGCGCTAATAGAGAAAGATTACTCGCAG GCTCTGCAGAAGCTTGCATCACAGTATATGAAGCGAGAGTGGTCTGGAGCCCCGTCAGAGGAGCAGAAAGACTCCAG AAATGTTTGGACCGTATGGCGATCCTACTTGGAGGGTGTGATGAAAGTGAGCCAGTCTCGTATCAACGGATGTGAGAACTACAGAAGCCAGATCTCAGATCCTGTGAAGACATTCAGAGCACAGAAAGACCTTCAGCTGAAGAAG TGCTGCGAACAGCTGGCAAGAGCTCAGGCCGATCTGCAGGTCACGATCAGAGACCTGGAGAAGAACAGGAAGACCTACCAGGAGGCGGAACAAACAGCGCAGACTGTGAGAGAGAAAGCTGATATGGAGGCTAA GTCAAggctcagtctgtttcagtcacgCTCCAGTTTGAAGAGGGCGAGTGTGAAG CTGAAAGCCAAGAAGAACGAATGGAAGTCCAAAGCCACACAAGCGAGGAATGATTACCTGCTCTCACTGTCAGCCACTAACGCTCATCAGGACCGCTATTATGAGACAGATCTGATCAGCTGCATAAGG GTTTTAGATGGCAGTTTCTACGATCACGTACAGAGTTTTCTGATTTCACTGTGGAAGACAGAGCTTGAGACATCTCAGAGCATTCAAGACACTTTTCAGTGCCTGCTGGAGACTTCCAGTGGG gtGACACAGGATATTCACCAACAGATATTAATTCAGGACAACCCAGTGTTTCAGAAAGCTGCCCCCTTTCAGTATCAGCCCTGTGAAAATGATTCG GTCAGGGAGCTGCTGAAGGAGAGTGGCACGGCTGAAGAACACAGTCTGAATAAAGAAGCACGGAAATGGGCCACACGTGTGGCCAGAGAACACAAAAACATCATCCTTACACAGCGG ACTCTTTTGGAGTATGAAGAGTCACATCTACAGGAGCAGAATAACAATGAGCTGGAGCTGAAAATGGATGATGCAAGAGAATGCATTCGGAAATCAGAG ACGGTGAAACTGAAGGCAGAGGCGCGTCTGAACCTCCTCAGAGACATTGGTGTGGCTGTAGATGTCTGGCTGAAGAGTGCCATGAACCAAGTGATGGAGGAACTGGAGAACGAGAGATGGGCGGGCCTCAATACCCACGATGCTTCATTCTCT CACTCTGTAGATGTTGACAAAGAAGATGATGAGGACACAGAGACGCTGGACGACAGCAGCTCCAGCCCCTCCAGCACTCACAGGAACTACCCTCTCACCTGCTCTGTGCTGTACTGCTATCAG GCATCTCAGTCTGATGAGCTCACAATCCAGGAACAAGAGATACTGGAGCTTATTGATGATGGAGACATGGAGGACTGGGTTAAG GCTAGGAACAGAGCAGGGCAGGTGGGATATGTACCAGAGAAATACCTGCAGCTTCCGACCTCCAGCTCTCTACTGAGGATGCTCCAGTCTTTCTCCAGCATGGACTCCCAATCACACACCTCCAGCACTTCTGCAGAACAAGAGCCAGAAATAGAGACACTCACCCAGAGCAGCCCGAACACTCATGGCAGCC CAGTAAATCTGGCCAGGGCTTTGTACGCCTATGAGGCTCAGACAGAGGATGAGTTGTCTTTCCCAGAGGGAGCCGTAATTTGCATTCTCAGCAAACACAACCAAGAAGATGATGGCTTCTGGGAGGGCGAGTTCAACGGAGCAGTGGGCGTCTTTCCCGCAGTGTTAGTGGAGGATCTATGCAGAACGGAGAGTGCACAAGCACACAAGAGCATGAAT GTGTCTCTGTCAGTTTTGGATCAACCAGCTTGTCCACCCACTGTGTTTCCATCCTGTAGCAGTCCAGAATCTGTCCCACTGCCATCTTTGACCAGCACACTCATTTTAAATGGCTATCAAACCCCAGAACCCCCCAAAATCTCGAGCCACA GTCACACCCACACCCCATCACCCAGATCCCCAGGAGAGGGCGGGTCGGGCCTGAGACCT gTAAGAACTGCTCCTCCTCCACCCAAACAGCAGGCGCAGGGCCAGGTGCAGAAGAGAGAAGAGGTGGAGATTACACTGGTTTGA
- the LOC132127432 gene encoding dehydrogenase/reductase SDR family member 13-like, with product MRRWRKTRTGLSGSGPGALHKTARRLLQRITNMIHLVIAGALVAALYVVLVETLFKKSKCKGTADMTGKTAIITGGNTGIGKATALDLAGRGVRVILACRNQKKAESAINYIKKATGSNDIRFMELDLGSFKSVRAFAENFLKSESKLDLLINNAGLVADGRTEDGFGIEFGVNHLGHFLLSCLLLDRLKESPAARVVTLSSMAYRWGKIDFDSLVTTKDLGSGRYSWQFFQAYCNSKLCNVLFTHELAKRLKGTNVTCYSVHPGVVKTELSRHVSLWQKVFIEPVARLLFLDPKTGAQTTLHCAVQEGIEHLSGRYFSCCAVEEVCAKAKDDAVAKKLWEVSERLSGLL from the exons ATGCGGAGATGGAGAAAAACCCGGACCGGTTTATCAGGCTCTGGCCCGGGCGCACTACATAAAACCGCCCGAAGACTCCTCCAGCGGATCACAAACATGATTCACCTCGTCATCGCCGGTGCGCTCGTCGCAGCTCTTTATGTCGTTTTGGTGGAGACGTTGTTTAAGAAGTCAAAATGTAAAGGAACCGCTGACATGACCGGGAAAACGGCTATTATTAcag GCGGGAATACTGGTATCGGTAAGGCCACAGCTCTAGACCTAGCAGGTCGTGGAGTAAGAGTCATTCTGGCCTGCAGAAACCAGAAGAAAGCCGAGTCTGCTATAAATTACATCAAGAAG GCCACAGGAAGCAATGATATCCGGTTTATGGAGCTTGATCTTGGAAGCTTCAAATCTGTACGAGCGTTTGCTGAAAACTTCCTCAAATCGGAGTCAAAACTGGACCTGCTCATCAATAATGCAG GTCTTGTGGCAGATGGTCGAACCGAGGATGGTTTTGGCATAGAGTTTGGTGTCAACCATCTTGGCCATTTTCTGCTCTCATGTCTTCTGCTGGATCGTCTGAAGGAGAGTCCTGCTGCTCGTGTTGTCACGCTGTCCTCCATGGCCTATCGCTGGGGCAAGATTGATTTCGATTCTCTTGTTACCACCAAAGACCTGGGGTCAGGGAGATACAGCTGGCAGTTCTTCCAGGCCTACTGCAACAGCAAACTCTGTAATGTGCTGTTCACTCACGAACTGGCCAAGAGACTGAAGGGCACAAACGTCACCTGCTACAGTGTTCATCCAG GTGTTGTAAAGACCGAGCTCTCCCGCCATGTGAGTCTCTGGCAGAAAGTTTTCATCGAGCCAGTGGCTAGACTGCTATTCTTGGACCCAAAAACCGGAGCCCAAACAACTCTTCATTGTGCCGTTCAGGAAGGAATCGAGCACTTGAGTGGACGTTATTTCTCATGCTGCGCTGTGGAGGAAGTCTGTGCCAAAGCCAAAGATGATGCGGTGGCCAAAAAGCTTTGGGAAGTCAGTGAACGACTGAGCGGCCTTTTATAA
- the dhrs13a.1 gene encoding dehydrogenase/reductase SDR family member 13 yields MFTVLLICGGVVGFYLLLCVTVLHLPKCKSMAKLRGKTVIVTGANTGIGKATALDLAKRGARVILACRDESRARAAVTDIQRESGNKEVLYMHLDLASLKSVRSFTENFLKKESRLDILINNAGLVIDGKTEDGFGRIFGVNHLGHFLLTILLLERLKECGPSRVVTVSSMAHCWGKIDFDCINTHKDLGLGNSAVALLGTYSHSKLCNVLFTHELAKKLKGTDVTCYSLHPGAIKTDIGRHSNLWWRLFMAPIFLLFFSDVESGAQTSLYCALQEGIEPLSGRYFSSCAVQNVSAKARDDAVAKKLWEVSERLVGLA; encoded by the exons ATGTTTACCGTTCTGCTCATTTGCGGAGGAGTCGTCGGGTTTTACCTGCTGCTGTGCGTGACGGTGTTGCACCTGCCAAAATGTAAAAGTATGGCCAAGCTGCGCGGGAAGACCGTGATCGTGACTG GAGCAAACACTGGCATCGGCAAAGCCACCGCGCTGGATCTGGCGAAAAGGGGAGCTCGAGTGATTCTAGCCTGCAGGGACGAAAGCCGAGCTCGGGCTGCTGTCACAGACATCCAGAGG GAATCAGGAAACAAAGAGGTGTTGTATATGCATTTGGATCTGGCCAGTCTGAAATCTGTCAGGTCTTTCACTGAAAACTTTCTCAAGAAAGAATCCAGATTGGACATCCTTATCAACAATGCAG GACTTGTAATTGATGGCAAGACTGAGGATGGCTTTGGAAGGATCTTTGGCGTCAATCACCTCGGTCATTTTCTGTTAACCATCCTGCTGTTGGAAAGGTTAAAAGAGTGCGGCCCAAGCAGAGTTGTGACAGTCTCTTCAATGGCCCATTGCTGGGGAAAAATTGATTTTGACTGCATCAACACTCATAAAGATTTGGGTTTAGGAAATTCTGCAGTGGCCTTATTAGGGACGTACAGTCATAGCAAACTCTGCAATGTCCTGTTTACGCATGAACTGGCCAAGAAACTCAAAGGCACAGATGTCACCTGCTACAGTCTTCATCCAG GGGCCATCAAAACGGACATTGGTCGCCACAGCAATTTGTGGTGGCGGCTGTTCATGGCACCGATTTTCCTGCTTTTCTTTTCGGACGTGGAATCTGGAGCTCAGACGTCTCTTTACTGTGCACTTCAAGAGGGTATTGAACCCTTAAGTGGACGCTACTTCTCTAGCTGTGCGGTGCAGAATGTTTCTGCTAAAGCCAGAGATGATGCAGTAGCCAAAAAGCTTTGGGAAGTCAGCGAGAGGCTTGTTGGTTTAGCATGA